The Betaproteobacteria bacterium genome includes the window AATCGAGGTTCGTTTCTTGCGGTAGATCGCCTCGATGCCCATCAGGCGCATGAGGGTGGCGACGTGAAGCCGGCCGACCGCTACGCCCGCGCGCTCGAGCATGCGGGCGAGCCGGCGAGAGCCGAAGAAAGGGTGGGCAAGATGCAGCTCGTCGATGCGGCGCATGAGCGCCAGATCGGCGGCCGAGATCGGCTGAGGTTGGTAGTACACGCTCGATCGGGACAGATCGAGCAGTTCGCACTGGCGCATGATCGTCACCTCGCCTTGTCGGTCGATCAGCGCTTTGCGCTCGGGAGGCCGAATCTCCCGAGCGCTCCGGACAAAAAATCGCGCTCTAATGCAGAGCGCATTGTTATGCGTTGCGCGATGCGCCAAGGTCCTGATTGCAGGCTAGTTCGTAGGTCGTTGTCTACGCATTACGGTACCGGCCCTAAGCGAGGCAATCAATTGATCGGTCGCCCTGAATCGTCCCGAGCGAAGCTTAGGCGCCATGACGGACTCAAGCGCTTCGAGCTTCACTGATGGATCGGCGCGCGTGTACATCTCGGTGGTTTGAATATGCGCGTGCCCCAGCCACAGGGCGACCTTCCGCAAGTCTTTGGCCGACTGCAGAATCGCAAGCGCGCAGGTGTGTCGAAGCACATGGGGAGAGATGTGTTTCTGCGAGAGCGAGCTACAACGCTTCGTAGCCGTCTCGACATGCTTGCGCAGAATGTACTCGAAGCCGGAGCGCGTCATGGCTTCGCCGCGCGCATTAACGAATACCTCCGGGGCGAACGCACTTTCCCGCGCCGCAAGCCATGCGCGTAACGCCGAGGCTGTTTCCTTCCAAAGGGGGAGCGAGCGCTCCTTTCGGCCTTTGCCGCGGATGAGGATGCTGGCGTGAGGCTGGAGCGTCACATCCTGGATACGCACGCCGATCAGCTCAGAGACCCGAAGCCCGGCAGCAAAGCACAGATGCAGCATGGCCCGATCGCGGATACCGTCTCGGTGATCCGGTACGGGTGCGTCGAGGATCGATTGCATCTCCTGCATCGTGAGGTGCTTGACCAGACGGGTATCGGTGCGTTTGAGCGGAATCGCCAAGA containing:
- a CDS encoding IS3 family transposase, with protein sequence MRQCELLDLSRSSVYYQPQPISAADLALMRRIDELHLAHPFFGSRRLARMLERAGVAVGRLHVATLMRLMGIEAIYRKKRTSI
- a CDS encoding tyrosine-type recombinase/integrase, translating into MTTPIAPHISAFLQQRLSLERRASPHTCDSYAYAFKLLFEFASERLKIVPSALQLEQLDAPLIAAFLNHLETARSNGPSSRNTRLAAIKSFMHFMSYRVPSAMEQIQRILAIPLKRTDTRLVKHLTMQEMQSILDAPVPDHRDGIRDRAMLHLCFAAGLRVSELIGVRIQDVTLQPHASILIRGKGRKERSLPLWKETASALRAWLAARESAFAPEVFVNARGEAMTRSGFEYILRKHVETATKRCSSLSQKHISPHVLRHTCALAILQSAKDLRKVALWLGHAHIQTTEMYTRADPSVKLEALESVMAPKLRSGRFRATDQLIASLRAGTVMRRQRPTN